A single window of Vibrio alfacsensis DNA harbors:
- a CDS encoding HI0074 family nucleotidyltransferase substrate-binding subunit, giving the protein MNANPERWKQRLQNLIKAQQRLKRACNQESYNELELAGLVQTFEFSFELTWKTLKDLLEFEGFDVASPRSVFRTALEAKHISSEQCETMLEALIKRNLLSHTYDEENVLEAQALILESFSPVIEQITQYLEVKRG; this is encoded by the coding sequence ATGAACGCAAACCCAGAACGCTGGAAGCAACGGCTACAGAACTTAATTAAAGCCCAACAAAGGCTCAAAAGAGCGTGTAATCAAGAGAGCTATAACGAGTTGGAACTTGCAGGTCTGGTTCAAACGTTTGAGTTTTCCTTTGAGCTTACATGGAAAACATTAAAGGACTTACTTGAGTTTGAAGGCTTTGATGTCGCCTCACCACGTAGTGTGTTTCGTACTGCATTAGAGGCCAAGCATATCTCCTCAGAGCAATGTGAAACTATGCTAGAAGCGTTGATCAAACGTAATTTATTATCGCATACGTATGATGAAGAAAATGTTCTAGAAGCCCAAGCGTTGATCCTTGAGTCATTTTCCCCAGTGATTGAGCAGATCACGCAATATCTAGAGGTGAAGCGTGGATAA
- a CDS encoding MBL fold metallo-hydrolase RNA specificity domain-containing protein codes for MTTTICELASVIHHGGKHTVTGSCHELKLSLGSILIDCGLFQGKDIQFGGRNASLNIEFSIKQLKALILTHAHIDHIGRLPWLLAAGFKGSIYCTKATAELVPLMLEDGLKLQLGLKYHQRQQVLNVIKKQLKPCHYQQWLPLGKQHYLRFQPAGHILGSAYVEFKLPNSEVIVFSGDLGPSNTPLLPDPKSPKQADYLFIESTYGNKQHEDVSTRTARLNHIIDHALKDGGVILIPAFSVGRTQELLFDIEQLIHQRDLHSSLPIILDSPLAKQVTKTYRRFKKLWSTEAKNKLNHQRHPLSFEQCITVDNHREHQALVNRLASTDEPAIVVAASGMCEGGRIVNYLEALLPDEKNDVLFAGYQAQGTLGRAIQQGDSEISIGEQRVEVNAQIHTMSGYSAHADQADLLRFITGIPAKPKAVHLIHGETNAKRELGELIEQNGVKVVD; via the coding sequence ATGACAACCACCATCTGCGAACTTGCCAGTGTTATCCATCACGGTGGTAAACACACTGTGACGGGATCTTGCCATGAGCTAAAACTTTCTCTCGGAAGTATTTTGATTGATTGTGGTCTTTTCCAAGGAAAGGATATTCAATTTGGTGGACGCAATGCTTCACTGAATATTGAATTCTCAATCAAACAGTTAAAGGCTCTAATATTAACCCATGCACACATTGACCATATTGGGCGCTTGCCCTGGTTACTCGCTGCGGGTTTTAAAGGCTCTATCTATTGCACCAAAGCGACCGCAGAGTTAGTCCCACTAATGCTGGAAGATGGATTAAAGCTGCAGCTTGGGCTTAAGTACCATCAGCGCCAACAGGTACTCAATGTTATCAAAAAACAGCTTAAGCCCTGCCACTACCAACAATGGCTACCATTAGGTAAGCAGCACTATTTACGCTTTCAACCTGCTGGCCATATTCTTGGTTCTGCCTATGTGGAGTTCAAACTGCCCAACAGTGAAGTGATCGTCTTCTCGGGTGATCTTGGCCCTAGCAATACCCCTCTACTGCCCGATCCTAAATCACCAAAACAGGCGGACTATTTGTTTATTGAATCCACTTATGGAAATAAACAACATGAAGACGTTTCTACACGTACTGCGCGCTTAAACCACATCATTGATCATGCACTTAAAGATGGTGGCGTGATCCTTATTCCTGCGTTCAGTGTAGGGAGAACTCAAGAACTGCTTTTTGATATCGAGCAGTTGATCCACCAACGTGACTTGCATTCCTCTCTGCCGATCATTTTAGACTCCCCTCTTGCTAAGCAAGTGACCAAAACCTATCGCCGCTTTAAAAAGCTTTGGAGCACAGAGGCGAAAAACAAGCTAAACCATCAACGCCACCCACTGTCTTTTGAACAATGCATAACGGTAGATAACCACCGAGAACATCAAGCGTTGGTTAACCGCCTTGCCTCCACGGATGAGCCTGCCATTGTCGTTGCGGCATCGGGCATGTGTGAGGGCGGCCGTATCGTAAACTATTTAGAAGCGCTGCTACCCGATGAGAAAAATGATGTGTTATTTGCGGGCTACCAAGCGCAAGGTACATTGGGGCGAGCGATTCAACAGGGAGACTCGGAGATATCCATTGGAGAGCAGCGTGTTGAGGTTAATGCGCAAATACACACGATGTCTGGTTACTCGGCCCATGCAGACCAAGCGGATTTACTACGCTTTATTACAGGCATACCAGCCAAGCCGAAAGCCGTGCATTTGATTCATGGTGAAACGAACGCGAAGCGCGAGTTAGGGGAATTAATTGAACAGAATGGGGTTAAGGTTGTTGATTGA
- a CDS encoding nucleotidyltransferase family protein, translating into MDNGCLVDPTLIGLKTHQYQLIKDIVLNHDLVTRAWVFGSRALGTFKDNSDIDIALEGRDISLSVLAGLQDRLEQSSLPFTVDLVVKHKITSTELLAHIETHGIKLK; encoded by the coding sequence GTGGATAACGGTTGTCTTGTTGACCCAACGTTGATTGGCCTTAAGACTCACCAATATCAATTGATTAAAGATATTGTGCTCAATCATGACTTAGTCACCCGTGCTTGGGTATTTGGCTCTAGAGCGTTAGGAACCTTTAAAGATAACTCTGACATTGATATCGCCCTTGAGGGCAGGGATATTTCGTTAAGCGTACTCGCAGGTTTACAAGATCGTTTAGAGCAGTCTTCACTGCCATTTACAGTGGATTTGGTGGTAAAGCACAAAATCACATCAACTGAACTACTTGCCCACATCGAAACGCATGGAATAAAACTTAAATAA
- a CDS encoding UDP-glucose 4-epimerase family protein, with amino-acid sequence MILITGANGFLGSRLIERIQGKDINLLDRGVDNKHRHYPFFQCEINSRDDYAQALAGCNAVIHCAARVHIMDDKVENPLELYREANTAGTINLAKQAIAAGVKKFIFISSIKVNGESSQLGIPFTSSDVHASQDDYGLSKSEAEFQLLDLAKGSGMDVVIIRPTLVYGPGVKANFASLMNLVSKGIPLPFGCFKNNKRSLVSVDNLVDLIVTCIDHPNAANEVFLVSDDHDVSTYEMVRHMAKALGKPTWQLPVPVWCYKLAGKVFNKSDVVDRLTGSLQVDISHTKETLGWAPPQSLQEGFKQTAEAFLQSKKNSGKA; translated from the coding sequence ATGATTTTAATTACAGGTGCAAATGGCTTCTTAGGTAGTCGCCTAATAGAGCGAATCCAGGGAAAGGATATCAACCTCTTAGATCGAGGGGTTGATAACAAGCACCGCCACTACCCATTTTTCCAATGTGAAATCAACAGTCGTGACGATTATGCACAAGCATTAGCTGGTTGCAATGCCGTTATCCATTGCGCAGCGCGTGTACATATTATGGATGACAAGGTTGAAAACCCTTTAGAACTTTATCGAGAGGCGAATACTGCGGGGACGATTAATCTTGCCAAACAGGCAATTGCAGCGGGTGTAAAGAAGTTTATCTTCATTAGCAGTATCAAAGTTAATGGTGAAAGTAGTCAACTCGGCATCCCTTTTACTTCGAGTGATGTTCATGCCTCTCAGGATGATTATGGTTTGTCTAAGTCCGAGGCCGAGTTTCAGTTATTGGATTTAGCGAAGGGCTCTGGTATGGATGTTGTCATCATCAGACCAACATTGGTTTACGGTCCCGGAGTTAAAGCCAATTTTGCTTCGTTAATGAATCTGGTATCAAAAGGTATCCCACTACCGTTTGGATGTTTCAAAAATAACAAGCGCAGTTTGGTCTCGGTAGATAATTTAGTGGATTTAATTGTCACCTGTATTGACCACCCGAATGCAGCCAATGAAGTTTTTTTGGTGTCAGATGATCATGATGTCTCCACCTATGAAATGGTGCGCCATATGGCAAAAGCATTAGGTAAACCCACTTGGCAGTTGCCTGTTCCTGTTTGGTGTTACAAGTTGGCTGGTAAAGTATTCAATAAGTCGGATGTCGTAGATAGATTAACTGGCTCTTTACAAGTCGATATCTCTCATACGAAAGAAACGTTAGGTTGGGCGCCGCCTCAATCTCTACAAGAGGGTTTCAAGCAAACCGCCGAAGCCTTTCTACAATCCAAGAAAAATAGTGGTAAAGCATGA
- a CDS encoding polysaccharide biosynthesis protein, which yields MQRLQFLWQLSRTNKRIVSVLVDTVLIFLAFHLAILVRSGETNYFSYPAVWGIQVVVTLITVVVFARLGLYRAVLRYLTFQALFVVTAGAVVSATVVAALSFYMSDPFPRTVPIIYGAFLALFCGGPRVVVRSLVAQSYANNQNKEVLIYGAGSGGRQLAMALRSSGEYRVRAFVDGDPTLCNTMILGLPVFAIEDVMPVINKYDISQILLAVPSAKRSRRKLILDDLAKLPVEVLTVPDMTDIVSGKAKIDELKDVAIEDLLGRDPVAPQQVLLEANIKDKVVMVTGAGGSIGSELCRQIVEQNPTAIILFELSEFGLYQIDRELNLLKQQKGLSCDIIPLLGSVQRQHRLETIMASFKVQTVYHAAAYKHVPLVEYNVIEGVRNNVYGTYYTATAAIKAGVESFVLISTDKAVRPTNVMGTTKRMAELGLQALAEQENEKANGTRFCMVRFGNVLGSSGSVIPLFKKQIAAGGPVTVTHPDITRYFMTIPEAAQLVIQAGAMGKGGDVFVLDMGESVKITDLARNLIQLSGLEVKAETNPYGDIEIQFAGLRPGEKLYEELLIGDNVKQTAHERIMTAHEVHLSLSDYESLINELDLACHGMDHEKIRSLLLSAPTGFNPTDGIGDLVWKHNHIDDDVINIHQAVNE from the coding sequence ATGCAACGTCTACAATTTTTATGGCAGCTTTCTCGAACAAATAAGCGAATAGTCAGTGTCTTGGTTGATACAGTGCTGATTTTTCTTGCTTTTCATCTTGCAATTTTGGTGCGTTCAGGCGAAACCAATTACTTTTCTTACCCTGCAGTATGGGGAATACAAGTTGTTGTCACGCTGATCACCGTCGTAGTATTTGCGCGATTAGGGCTCTATCGTGCGGTACTGCGGTATCTCACCTTTCAAGCGCTGTTTGTTGTCACCGCTGGTGCAGTAGTCTCAGCTACTGTTGTTGCAGCATTGAGCTTTTACATGAGTGATCCGTTCCCAAGAACGGTACCGATTATTTATGGCGCATTCTTGGCATTGTTCTGTGGCGGCCCTCGTGTAGTCGTTCGCTCCCTTGTCGCGCAAAGTTATGCGAATAACCAGAACAAAGAGGTGCTTATTTACGGTGCTGGGTCTGGTGGTCGTCAGCTCGCTATGGCTTTGAGAAGCTCCGGTGAATATCGCGTTCGTGCTTTCGTTGATGGCGATCCAACACTGTGCAATACCATGATCTTAGGCTTGCCCGTGTTTGCAATAGAAGATGTTATGCCTGTCATCAATAAATACGACATCTCTCAGATATTGCTAGCAGTACCTAGCGCGAAGCGGTCTCGCAGAAAGTTGATTTTGGATGATCTTGCTAAGTTACCAGTAGAGGTCCTAACTGTGCCAGATATGACGGATATTGTATCTGGTAAGGCAAAAATTGATGAGCTCAAAGATGTCGCGATTGAAGATCTGCTAGGGCGAGATCCTGTTGCGCCACAACAAGTGCTGCTTGAGGCCAATATCAAAGATAAAGTGGTCATGGTAACTGGCGCAGGCGGTTCTATCGGCTCCGAGCTTTGTCGCCAGATTGTGGAACAAAATCCAACCGCGATTATTTTGTTTGAGCTGTCAGAGTTCGGTTTGTACCAAATTGATCGTGAGCTTAATCTACTTAAGCAACAAAAAGGGCTGAGCTGCGATATTATTCCGTTGTTAGGCTCGGTACAAAGACAGCACCGTCTAGAAACCATCATGGCGTCGTTTAAAGTACAAACGGTGTATCATGCAGCCGCTTACAAGCACGTCCCATTGGTGGAATACAATGTCATCGAAGGCGTGCGTAACAATGTTTACGGTACCTACTACACGGCGACTGCAGCCATTAAAGCTGGCGTCGAGTCATTTGTATTGATCTCTACTGATAAAGCGGTGCGCCCCACCAATGTGATGGGCACGACGAAGCGAATGGCAGAGCTTGGCTTGCAAGCGCTGGCTGAGCAAGAGAATGAAAAGGCGAATGGCACCCGTTTTTGCATGGTGCGCTTTGGTAACGTGCTTGGCTCGTCCGGTTCTGTGATCCCATTATTTAAAAAGCAAATTGCGGCAGGCGGCCCGGTAACGGTAACGCATCCTGATATCACCCGTTACTTTATGACCATTCCAGAGGCGGCCCAACTTGTGATTCAAGCGGGGGCAATGGGCAAGGGCGGGGATGTGTTTGTTTTGGATATGGGTGAATCCGTAAAAATCACTGATTTGGCTCGTAATCTGATCCAGCTTTCTGGCTTAGAGGTGAAAGCAGAGACAAACCCTTATGGCGATATTGAAATTCAATTTGCAGGCCTTCGCCCGGGTGAAAAATTGTATGAAGAGTTGCTGATTGGCGATAACGTTAAGCAAACCGCTCATGAGCGTATTATGACGGCGCATGAAGTCCACTTATCTTTGTCAGATTATGAATCGCTCATCAATGAACTTGATTTAGCTTGTCACGGAATGGATCATGAAAAAATTCGTTCATTACTGCTAAGTGCACCAACAGGTTTTAATCCAACTGATGGCATTGGCGATTTGGTTTGGAAACATAATCATATTGATGACGACGTAATAAATATTCATCAAGCGGTCAATGAGTAA